A genome region from Natronosalvus rutilus includes the following:
- a CDS encoding helix-turn-helix domain-containing protein gives MSPGIRATVKVGSPEGCPIAAFSQRTGTTVDRVSTSAASEDGSSDSGGSTTEFLAATDEEIDDVSGPIFSYGSTNLYRHAHDDSSCPCACLGSFGCPVHRYVAEDGDLTLVFHAEDFDQLQAIMAEFRERYPDIDVQRLLQPPLQGSTEEQVFVNRGKLTDRQHEVLQAAYDAGYFERPKGANATEIAAELDISQSTFTEHLVAAQRKLFEDILETDA, from the coding sequence ATGTCGCCGGGAATTCGCGCGACGGTGAAAGTCGGGTCACCCGAGGGCTGTCCAATCGCGGCCTTTTCACAGCGGACGGGGACGACGGTCGATCGAGTCTCGACGAGTGCCGCCAGCGAGGACGGCTCGAGTGACAGTGGGGGAAGCACCACGGAGTTCCTGGCTGCCACCGACGAGGAGATCGACGACGTCTCCGGCCCGATCTTCTCCTACGGGTCGACCAACCTCTATCGCCACGCGCACGACGACTCGAGTTGTCCCTGCGCCTGCCTCGGCTCGTTCGGCTGTCCGGTCCACCGCTACGTCGCCGAGGACGGGGACCTCACGCTGGTCTTTCACGCCGAGGACTTCGACCAGCTCCAGGCGATTATGGCCGAGTTCCGCGAACGGTACCCCGATATCGACGTCCAGCGACTCCTCCAGCCACCGTTGCAGGGATCGACCGAAGAGCAGGTGTTCGTCAACCGGGGGAAACTCACCGACCGCCAGCACGAGGTCCTGCAGGCCGCCTACGATGCCGGTTACTTCGAGCGCCCGAAAGGAGCTAACGCGACCGAAATCGCCGCCGAACTCGACATTAGCCAGTCGACGTTCACCGAACACCTCGTCGCTGCTCAGCGAAAGCTCTTCGAGGACATCCTCGAGACCGACGCGTGA